One Malania oleifera isolate guangnan ecotype guangnan chromosome 10, ASM2987363v1, whole genome shotgun sequence genomic region harbors:
- the LOC131166083 gene encoding auxin-responsive protein SAUR36 — protein MRKLRGFKLRKRVTALCRWAFRAKKHSVSSYQRLNPPPTAYGSKSAAAISRLWNWGHRLKARAKSLCSAKSSPCMTSGSGRGYAQMGREKPEEVPKGHLAVYVGQKDGDFQRVLVPVIYFNHPLFGELLREAEQEYGFHHPGGITIPCRISEFESVQTRIAAVHGSRKSPAKRPF, from the coding sequence ATGAGAAAGCTCAGAGGCTTCAAGCTCCGAAAACGGGTCACCGCCCTCTGCCGGTGGGCTTTCCGGGCGAAAAAACACTCGGTTTCCAGCTACCAGCGGCTGAACCCACCCCCTACCGCTTACGGCTCGAAGTCCGCCGCCGCCATCTCCAGGCTCTGGAACTGGGGCCACCGCCTCAAGGCCAGAGCCAAGTCCCTCTGTTCCGCGAAATCTAGTCCCTGTATGACTTCCGGTTCGGGTCGGGGCTATGCGCAGATGGGTCGGGAGAAGCCGGAGGAGGTGCCGAAGGGACACCTGGCGGTGTACGTCGGCCAGAAAGACGGCGACTTTCAGAGGGTGTTGGTGCCGGTGATTTACTTCAACCACCCTCTGTTTGGGGAGCTGCTGAGGGAGGCGGAGCAGGAGTACGGCTTCCACCACCCCGGCGGCATCACCATCCCGTGCCGGATCTCCGAGTTCGAGAGCGTTCAGACCAGGATCGCCGCCGTCCACGGTTCCCGGAAGTCACCGGCGAAGCGTCCTTTTTGA